Proteins found in one Pyxidicoccus trucidator genomic segment:
- a CDS encoding penicillin-binding protein, whose product MRDFKATRPPEANAKWLNLRVRLLFGLFLTLLGVAFGRAVQLQVFEQEKLRGLAQDQYVRQIEIPARRGDIFDRRGTPLAQSVEVDSIWVDPSMLPDVRDAARALAKALKVDADEMAARLTRAKRFAWVKRQAKPQEVAAVKALGLPGFGFTKEPKRFYPQRELGAHVVGMVGMDGRGLEGLELAFEDELSGQNSRMSGFRDAKGRKLLVQGALDPLERQGAAVTLTIDRHLQYVTEKALAKAVEDSKAVAGMAVVMDPRTGELLAVANHPRFNPNTPESSTRNTMRNRAALDTIEPGSTMKPFVVAAALEQKSITPDSVFFCENGAWPVGRHTINDTHSYGWLSPQGILQVSSNICMAKIAQAMGREKMVAGYHAFGFAERTGLALPGEGRGVIPFPKAEVTLATQSFGQGMTATVVQIASAYGALANDGVLMRPYLVSKVVDPDGVVLLENRPTELRRVVSSKVARQVVGMLESVVIKGGTAPKAAMEEYRVAGKTGTAQKADPVARGYSDKRIASFAGVVPAESPRAVILVVVDEPKTDVYGGNVAAPAFKEIATAAMAHLAVPPSRTVAPEVAVAAVSPASGAAKPVAVKAAVPARPALAEAVTETPEPGTVRVPDVQGQVGREAVVKLLAAALEPQVMGSGRVVSQTPAAGSLVEKGARVTLELATRQ is encoded by the coding sequence GTGAGGGACTTCAAGGCGACGCGGCCTCCCGAGGCCAACGCGAAGTGGCTGAATCTGAGGGTGCGGCTGCTGTTCGGCCTCTTCCTCACGCTGCTGGGCGTCGCCTTCGGTCGTGCGGTGCAGCTCCAGGTCTTCGAGCAGGAGAAGCTGCGCGGCCTGGCGCAGGACCAGTACGTCCGCCAGATTGAGATTCCCGCCCGCCGGGGCGACATCTTCGACCGGCGCGGCACGCCGCTGGCCCAGAGCGTGGAGGTGGACTCCATCTGGGTGGACCCCTCCATGCTCCCGGACGTGCGCGACGCCGCGCGCGCGCTGGCGAAGGCGCTGAAGGTGGACGCGGACGAGATGGCCGCCCGGCTGACGCGGGCGAAGCGCTTCGCGTGGGTGAAGCGGCAGGCGAAGCCCCAGGAGGTGGCCGCGGTGAAGGCCCTGGGGCTGCCGGGCTTCGGCTTCACCAAGGAGCCCAAGCGCTTCTACCCGCAGCGCGAGCTGGGCGCGCACGTGGTGGGCATGGTGGGCATGGACGGGCGCGGCCTCGAGGGCCTGGAGCTGGCCTTCGAGGACGAGCTGTCCGGGCAGAACTCGCGCATGTCCGGCTTCCGCGACGCCAAGGGCCGCAAGCTGCTGGTGCAGGGCGCGTTGGACCCGCTGGAGCGCCAGGGCGCCGCCGTCACCCTGACCATCGACCGCCACCTCCAGTACGTGACGGAGAAGGCGCTGGCCAAGGCGGTGGAGGACTCGAAGGCCGTGGCCGGCATGGCGGTGGTGATGGACCCGAGGACGGGGGAGCTGCTGGCCGTGGCCAACCACCCGCGCTTCAACCCCAACACCCCCGAGTCCAGCACGCGCAACACCATGCGCAACCGCGCCGCGCTGGACACGATTGAGCCCGGCTCCACCATGAAGCCCTTCGTGGTGGCCGCCGCGCTGGAGCAGAAGTCGATTACCCCCGACAGCGTCTTCTTCTGTGAGAATGGCGCCTGGCCGGTGGGCCGCCACACCATCAACGACACCCATTCCTACGGCTGGCTATCCCCCCAGGGCATCCTCCAGGTGTCCTCCAACATCTGCATGGCGAAGATTGCCCAGGCGATGGGGCGGGAAAAGATGGTAGCGGGGTACCACGCCTTCGGCTTCGCCGAGCGCACCGGGCTGGCGTTGCCGGGCGAAGGGCGTGGCGTCATCCCCTTCCCGAAGGCGGAGGTGACGCTGGCCACCCAGTCCTTCGGTCAGGGAATGACGGCCACCGTGGTGCAGATTGCGTCCGCCTATGGTGCGCTGGCGAACGATGGCGTGCTGATGCGGCCCTACCTCGTGTCGAAGGTGGTGGACCCGGATGGGGTAGTCCTGCTGGAAAACCGCCCCACGGAGCTTCGCCGGGTGGTTTCTTCCAAAGTGGCCCGGCAGGTGGTGGGCATGCTCGAAAGCGTGGTGATCAAGGGAGGGACCGCGCCCAAGGCCGCCATGGAGGAGTACCGGGTGGCGGGCAAGACGGGCACCGCCCAGAAGGCGGACCCGGTGGCGCGAGGGTACTCGGACAAGCGGATTGCCTCCTTTGCTGGCGTGGTGCCGGCCGAGTCTCCGCGTGCCGTGATTCTTGTCGTAGTGGACGAACCGAAGACGGACGTATACGGGGGGAACGTGGCTGCCCCTGCTTTCAAGGAAATTGCGACCGCCGCCATGGCCCACCTGGCCGTGCCCCCGTCCCGGACGGTGGCACCCGAGGTGGCCGTGGCCGCCGTGTCCCCCGCGTCTGGCGCAGCGAAGCCGGTGGCCGTGAAGGCCGCCGTGCCCGCTCGTCCGGCGCTGGCGGAGGCGGTGACGGAGACCCCTGAGCCCGGCACGGTGCGTGTGCCGGACGTTCAGGGGCAGGTAGGACGAGAGGCCGTGGTGAAGCTGCTCGCCGCGGCGCTGGAGCCCCAGGTAATGGGCAGTGGACGTGTGGTTTCTCAAACCCCCGCCGCCGGTTCTCTGGTGGAGAAGGGGGCCCGGGTGACGCTGGAGCTCGCGACGCGGCAATGA
- a CDS encoding UDP-N-acetylmuramoyl-L-alanyl-D-glutamate--2,6-diaminopimelate ligase, whose protein sequence is MKLTDVLAGCGAEQTSGGRSAVDVTGVTQDSRRVKAGDLFVAIPGTKEDGAQFIGEAVSRGAVAVVSEKPVPSSQVPFFKVGNARKALALIAANFYGRPADQLTLLGVTGTNGKTTASYLLEAMSTAAYASTGVIGTLGYKFSGKTVETSNTTPDPLELHRIFREMVDAGVETVIMEVSSHALAQERVHGLTFKAAGFSNLSRDHLDYHKDMEDYFQSKRKLFAENLSATGVAVVNGDDTYASRIYNELRGQKRMAWKFSRLGNGEVSAADVTFTLQGIKGTLKTPAGDIPIKSKLLGPHNLENILLAAGIGLGAGFARRDVQEGIERMTPVAGRMERVENYGPGGAPAVLVDYAHTDDALKRALEASRALAKGRVITVFGCGGERDKGKRPLMGAVAAEAADLAIITSDNPRTENPDDIISEVTPGLEKAGLRRISAGKAKSGEKGYLVDADRRAAIELAISMATADDVVLIAGKGHETYQQVGTEKHNFDDRQVAAKALANRTPG, encoded by the coding sequence ATGAAGCTGACGGATGTCCTCGCAGGATGTGGTGCCGAGCAGACCTCGGGCGGCCGTTCCGCGGTTGACGTCACCGGTGTGACGCAGGACTCGCGGCGCGTGAAGGCTGGGGACCTCTTCGTTGCCATTCCTGGCACGAAGGAGGATGGAGCCCAGTTCATCGGCGAGGCCGTGTCCCGTGGCGCGGTGGCAGTGGTTTCCGAGAAGCCGGTACCCTCCTCGCAGGTGCCCTTCTTCAAGGTGGGCAATGCGCGCAAGGCCCTGGCCCTCATCGCCGCGAACTTCTACGGCCGTCCCGCCGACCAGCTCACGCTGCTGGGCGTCACCGGGACGAACGGGAAGACGACGGCGAGCTACCTGCTGGAGGCGATGAGCACGGCGGCCTATGCGTCCACCGGTGTCATCGGCACGCTGGGCTACAAGTTCTCCGGCAAGACGGTGGAGACCTCCAACACCACCCCGGACCCGCTGGAGCTGCACCGCATCTTCCGGGAGATGGTCGACGCGGGCGTGGAGACGGTCATCATGGAGGTGTCCAGCCATGCGCTCGCGCAGGAGCGCGTGCACGGGCTCACCTTCAAGGCGGCCGGCTTCTCCAACCTGAGCCGGGACCACCTCGACTACCACAAGGACATGGAGGACTACTTCCAGTCGAAGCGGAAGCTGTTCGCCGAGAACCTGTCCGCCACCGGTGTGGCCGTGGTGAATGGTGACGACACCTACGCCAGCCGCATCTACAACGAGCTGCGCGGCCAGAAGCGCATGGCGTGGAAGTTCAGCCGCCTGGGCAACGGGGAGGTCTCCGCCGCGGATGTCACCTTCACGCTCCAGGGCATCAAGGGCACGCTGAAGACGCCGGCGGGGGACATCCCCATCAAGAGCAAGCTGCTGGGGCCCCACAACCTGGAGAACATCCTCCTGGCGGCGGGCATCGGCCTGGGCGCTGGCTTCGCCCGGCGCGACGTGCAGGAGGGCATCGAGCGCATGACGCCGGTGGCCGGCCGCATGGAGCGCGTGGAGAACTACGGCCCCGGCGGGGCGCCGGCGGTGCTGGTGGACTACGCGCACACCGACGACGCGCTCAAGCGCGCGCTGGAGGCCTCGCGTGCGCTGGCCAAGGGCCGCGTCATCACCGTCTTCGGCTGCGGCGGGGAGCGGGACAAGGGCAAGCGTCCGCTGATGGGCGCGGTGGCGGCCGAGGCCGCGGACCTGGCCATCATCACCAGCGACAACCCCCGCACCGAGAACCCGGACGACATCATCTCCGAGGTGACGCCGGGCCTGGAGAAGGCCGGCCTGCGCCGCATCTCCGCGGGCAAGGCGAAGTCCGGTGAGAAGGGCTACCTCGTGGACGCGGACCGTCGCGCCGCGATTGAGCTGGCCATCAGCATGGCGACCGCGGACGACGTCGTCCTCATCGCCGGCAAGGGCCACGAGACGTACCAGCAGGTGGGCACGGAGAAGCACAACTTCGACGACCGCCAGGTGGCGGCGAAGGCGCTGGCCAACCGGACCCCGGGCTGA
- a CDS encoding UDP-N-acetylmuramoyl-tripeptide--D-alanyl-D-alanine ligase, protein MPARFNDDEVVQATGATRRGGPAPAAFAEVCTDTRALAPGCLFVALVGERFDAHAFVDAAAKGGAAGAVVGRGRPLPVLPEGFPLYEVEDTLMALGALGRHHRQRFRIPLCAVGGSNGKTTTKEMVGAILATRGPALKTEGNLNNEVGVPLTLFRLEPQHVAAVIEVGMNRPGEIERLTRVVRPDAGVITVVQPEHMEGLGSIEGVAEAEGELFREMGPDTTVVVNVDDALILKQAARSRAKRLTFGRAEGADVRLTGVETLGREGMVATVRYSGRDWPVRLHFIGPHNAQNATAAFALALALGYSPEECVRGLETARPYSRRLNVLDGKGGVTVIDDCYNANPASMDAALETLGTLVPAGGRPVVVLGDMLELGPGELEEHSRLGGRVPGHAKLAAFFGPRSVKGWEAASMGNSAAHFTEVEPLVAWLSPQLRPGDVVLVKASRGMRLERVVAALTGTATPGGNH, encoded by the coding sequence ATGCCCGCTCGATTCAACGATGATGAGGTGGTGCAGGCGACCGGGGCGACCCGGCGCGGCGGCCCGGCCCCGGCGGCCTTCGCCGAGGTCTGCACGGACACGCGGGCCCTTGCCCCGGGGTGCCTCTTCGTGGCGCTCGTCGGGGAGCGCTTCGACGCCCACGCCTTCGTGGACGCCGCGGCGAAGGGTGGAGCGGCGGGCGCGGTGGTGGGGCGCGGGCGTCCCCTGCCCGTGCTGCCGGAGGGCTTCCCCCTCTACGAGGTGGAGGACACGCTGATGGCGCTGGGGGCCCTGGGCCGCCACCACCGTCAGCGCTTCCGCATTCCCCTCTGCGCGGTGGGCGGCTCCAACGGGAAGACGACCACCAAGGAAATGGTGGGCGCCATCCTCGCCACGCGCGGGCCTGCGCTGAAGACGGAGGGCAACCTCAACAACGAGGTGGGCGTCCCGCTGACGCTGTTCCGGCTGGAGCCCCAGCACGTGGCGGCCGTCATCGAGGTGGGGATGAACCGCCCCGGTGAGATTGAGCGACTCACCCGCGTGGTGCGGCCGGACGCTGGCGTCATCACCGTGGTGCAGCCCGAGCACATGGAAGGACTGGGCAGCATCGAGGGGGTGGCGGAGGCGGAAGGAGAGCTGTTCCGGGAGATGGGGCCCGACACCACCGTGGTGGTGAACGTCGATGACGCCCTCATCCTGAAGCAGGCCGCGCGCAGCAGGGCGAAGCGGCTGACGTTCGGCCGCGCCGAGGGCGCGGACGTGCGGCTGACGGGCGTGGAGACGCTGGGCCGCGAGGGCATGGTGGCCACGGTGCGGTACTCGGGCCGGGACTGGCCGGTGCGGCTGCACTTCATCGGCCCGCACAACGCGCAGAACGCCACGGCGGCCTTCGCGCTGGCGCTGGCGCTGGGCTACTCGCCGGAGGAGTGCGTGCGGGGCCTGGAGACGGCGCGACCGTACTCGCGGCGGCTCAACGTGCTGGACGGCAAGGGCGGCGTCACGGTGATTGACGACTGCTACAACGCCAACCCGGCTTCCATGGACGCGGCGCTGGAGACGCTGGGCACGCTGGTGCCCGCTGGCGGCCGTCCCGTGGTGGTGCTGGGGGACATGTTGGAATTGGGCCCGGGCGAGCTGGAGGAGCACTCGCGCCTGGGTGGGCGGGTTCCCGGCCACGCGAAGCTGGCGGCCTTCTTCGGTCCCCGCTCCGTCAAGGGGTGGGAGGCCGCATCCATGGGCAATTCCGCCGCTCACTTCACCGAGGTGGAGCCGCTGGTGGCCTGGCTGTCGCCCCAGCTGCGTCCCGGTGACGTGGTGCTGGTGAAGGCCAGCCGCGGCATGCGGCTGGAGCGGGTGGTGGCGGCCCTGACGGGCACGGCCACTCCTGGAGGAAACCACTAG
- the mraY gene encoding phospho-N-acetylmuramoyl-pentapeptide-transferase has translation MLYLLYELIQSSEAGRVLNFLRYPTFRIIAAGVFALVLGMLVGPRLIARLRLKQHGQSNVREDTPDTHQKKKGTPTMGGALILICIAAGTLLFADLKSRVVWVMLLLTFGYGFIGFLDDWLKLSKRNSKGLAGRKKMVLQTFFFLVAVFGLLTTWTQPDGSFGPTLLINTKLTLPFIPTRWFNPDLGWFYVVFAWLVIVGTSNAVNLTDGLDGLAIVPTIVSAITFAVLCYVAGTTLSIADSELVNGVPRLVATPLYQYLGILQVPGGAEMAVFCAAIVGAGISFLWFNTYPASVFMGDIGSLALGGALGGLAVLSKNEVVSAIIHGIFFAEALSVMIQVASFKMTGKRVFKMAPVHHHFELKGLAEPKIIVRFWIVSILCGGVALLSLKLR, from the coding sequence GTGCTGTATCTGCTCTACGAGCTCATCCAGTCCTCCGAGGCGGGGCGCGTCCTCAACTTCCTGCGCTACCCCACCTTCCGCATCATCGCCGCGGGCGTCTTCGCGCTCGTGCTCGGCATGCTCGTCGGCCCCCGGCTCATCGCCCGGCTGCGGCTGAAGCAGCATGGGCAGAGCAACGTGCGCGAGGACACGCCGGACACGCACCAGAAGAAGAAGGGCACGCCCACCATGGGTGGCGCGCTCATCCTCATCTGCATCGCCGCCGGCACCCTGCTGTTCGCGGACCTGAAGAGCCGCGTGGTGTGGGTGATGCTGCTGCTCACCTTCGGCTACGGCTTCATCGGCTTCCTGGACGACTGGCTGAAGCTGTCCAAGCGCAACTCCAAGGGCCTGGCCGGGCGCAAGAAGATGGTGCTGCAGACCTTCTTCTTCCTGGTGGCGGTGTTCGGCCTGCTCACCACGTGGACGCAGCCGGATGGCTCCTTCGGGCCCACGCTGCTCATCAACACGAAGCTGACGCTGCCCTTCATCCCCACGCGCTGGTTCAACCCGGACCTGGGCTGGTTCTACGTCGTCTTCGCGTGGCTCGTCATCGTCGGGACGTCCAACGCGGTGAATCTCACGGACGGCCTGGACGGCCTGGCGATTGTGCCCACCATCGTCTCGGCCATCACCTTCGCGGTGCTCTGCTACGTGGCGGGCACCACGCTGAGCATCGCGGACTCGGAGCTGGTGAACGGGGTGCCGCGGCTGGTGGCGACGCCGCTGTACCAGTACCTGGGCATCCTCCAGGTGCCGGGCGGCGCGGAGATGGCCGTGTTCTGCGCGGCGATTGTCGGCGCGGGCATCTCCTTCCTCTGGTTCAACACGTACCCGGCCTCCGTCTTCATGGGCGACATCGGCTCGCTGGCGCTGGGTGGCGCGCTGGGCGGGCTGGCGGTGCTGTCCAAGAACGAGGTGGTGTCCGCCATCATCCACGGCATCTTCTTCGCGGAGGCGCTGAGCGTGATGATCCAGGTGGCCTCCTTCAAGATGACGGGCAAGCGCGTCTTCAAGATGGCGCCGGTGCACCACCACTTCGAGCTGAAGGGGCTGGCCGAGCCGAAGATCATCGTCCGTTTCTGGATCGTCTCCATCCTGTGTGGTGGCGTGGCGCTCCTATCGCTCAAGCTCCGCTGA
- the murD gene encoding UDP-N-acetylmuramoyl-L-alanine--D-glutamate ligase has protein sequence MSLALSGQKVLVYGLAKSGVAALRLLCQQGARVTALDARAEEALGEVGREVKALGAALVTGPTPPGLLASQDLVVVSPGVPLALPEIEAARAAGVAVWGEVELAWRCLTEVPLFGITGTNGKSTTTALTGELFLRGGKRTFVGGNLGRPFSEAALSPGDWDALVVELSSFQLEGIRTLRARGAAILNLTPDHLDRYATHADYGAAKARIFQHQLGGAQPGQHPQGTDFAVVNADDADVLGLARAAKVPVYGFSTTGKPVADAPKLAGLAVAEEGGFRLDFLGERYRLTNRALRGAHNAQNAMAAALLARLGGVASDGVQAGLDSYPGLPHRMESVRVLDGVEWVNDSKATNVDSVLVALRSFKGDLWLIAGGKGKGAPYAPMVDEGRGKVKGVLTIGNDADVLARAYAGQAPVHACGTLDAAVKKARELARAGDTVLLSPACASYDQFKSFEDRGDTFKRLVGAL, from the coding sequence ATGTCGTTGGCGCTGTCCGGTCAGAAGGTGCTGGTGTACGGGCTGGCGAAGAGCGGCGTGGCGGCCCTGCGCCTCCTCTGCCAGCAGGGCGCCCGGGTGACGGCGCTGGACGCGCGCGCCGAGGAGGCCCTGGGTGAGGTGGGCCGCGAGGTGAAGGCCCTGGGCGCGGCGCTCGTCACCGGCCCCACGCCTCCGGGGCTGCTCGCGTCGCAGGACCTGGTCGTCGTGAGCCCGGGCGTGCCGCTGGCGCTGCCGGAAATCGAGGCCGCGCGCGCGGCCGGCGTGGCGGTGTGGGGCGAGGTGGAGCTGGCCTGGCGCTGCCTCACCGAGGTGCCGCTGTTCGGAATCACGGGCACCAACGGGAAGAGCACCACCACGGCGCTCACCGGCGAGCTGTTCCTGCGCGGCGGCAAGCGCACCTTCGTGGGCGGCAACCTGGGCCGGCCCTTCTCCGAGGCCGCGCTGTCCCCGGGGGACTGGGACGCGCTGGTGGTGGAGCTGTCCAGCTTCCAGCTCGAGGGCATCCGCACGCTGCGGGCCCGGGGCGCCGCCATCCTCAACCTCACGCCGGACCACCTGGACCGGTACGCCACGCACGCGGACTACGGCGCGGCCAAGGCGCGAATCTTCCAGCACCAGCTGGGCGGGGCCCAGCCGGGCCAGCACCCGCAGGGCACCGACTTCGCGGTGGTGAACGCGGACGACGCGGACGTGCTGGGGCTGGCGCGCGCGGCGAAGGTGCCCGTGTACGGCTTCAGCACCACCGGGAAGCCCGTGGCGGACGCGCCGAAGCTGGCGGGCCTGGCCGTCGCGGAGGAGGGCGGCTTCCGGCTGGACTTCCTGGGCGAGCGCTACCGGCTGACCAACCGCGCGCTGCGCGGCGCGCACAACGCGCAGAACGCCATGGCGGCGGCGCTGCTGGCGCGGCTGGGCGGCGTGGCCTCCGACGGCGTGCAGGCGGGGCTGGACAGCTACCCGGGCCTGCCGCACCGCATGGAGAGCGTGCGCGTGCTGGACGGCGTGGAGTGGGTGAACGACTCCAAGGCCACCAACGTGGACTCGGTGCTGGTGGCGCTGCGGTCCTTCAAGGGCGACCTGTGGCTGATTGCCGGCGGCAAGGGCAAGGGCGCGCCGTATGCGCCCATGGTGGACGAGGGGCGCGGCAAGGTGAAGGGCGTGCTCACCATCGGCAATGACGCGGACGTGCTCGCGCGGGCCTACGCGGGACAGGCGCCGGTGCATGCGTGCGGCACGCTGGACGCGGCGGTGAAGAAGGCGCGCGAGCTGGCGAGGGCGGGGGACACGGTGCTGCTGTCGCCCGCGTGCGCGTCGTATGACCAGTTCAAGAGCTTCGAGGACCGGGGCGACACCTTCAAACGCCTCGTCGGTGCGCTGTGA
- the ftsW gene encoding putative lipid II flippase FtsW, whose translation MKTPPPATASVRFDPLLLCAVFGLVTIGLVMVYSASAVLAQDKLGDSLYFLKRQLTAAGMGLVAMAVAMKVGWRKLARWAYPLLLIAIVLLVLVAIPGIGSTAGGARRWIRLPGFGLQPAELAKFAWVVYLSYSLAKKREKVASFSVGFVPHLALCGLLVGLCMLQPDFGSSVLLVFMLFVLLFAAGAKLSYLVGLILMALPMAYVAVASSPYRMKRILAFLDPWAHRHDIGYQVAESLMSIGSGGVSGLGLGDGRQKLFFLPEAHTDFIFSILGEETGLVGVGLLVALYGVVLWRGVRASLAAGETFGTYLGLGITSIIAFQATVNMCVAMGLLPTKGLTLPFVSYGGTSLVVMMGSAGVLLSLSANAQPATRPTRTGTDMREVTA comes from the coding sequence ATGAAGACCCCTCCTCCGGCGACGGCCTCCGTGCGGTTCGACCCGCTGCTCCTGTGCGCCGTGTTCGGCCTCGTCACCATCGGCCTGGTGATGGTGTACTCGGCCAGCGCGGTGCTGGCGCAGGACAAGCTGGGTGACAGCCTGTACTTCCTCAAGCGGCAGCTCACCGCGGCCGGCATGGGGCTCGTCGCCATGGCCGTGGCCATGAAGGTGGGCTGGCGCAAGCTCGCACGGTGGGCGTACCCGCTGCTGCTCATCGCCATCGTCCTGCTGGTGCTGGTGGCCATTCCCGGCATCGGCAGCACGGCGGGCGGCGCGCGGCGGTGGATTCGCCTGCCGGGCTTCGGCCTGCAGCCGGCGGAGCTGGCGAAGTTCGCGTGGGTTGTCTACCTGTCCTACTCGCTGGCGAAGAAGCGCGAGAAGGTGGCCAGCTTCTCCGTGGGCTTCGTGCCGCACCTGGCGCTGTGCGGGCTGCTGGTGGGCCTGTGCATGCTCCAGCCGGACTTCGGCAGCAGCGTGCTGCTGGTGTTCATGCTCTTCGTGCTGCTCTTCGCGGCCGGCGCGAAGCTGAGCTACCTGGTGGGCCTGATTCTGATGGCGCTGCCCATGGCGTACGTGGCCGTCGCCTCCAGCCCGTACCGCATGAAGCGCATCCTCGCCTTCCTGGACCCGTGGGCGCACCGGCACGACATCGGCTACCAGGTCGCCGAGTCGCTGATGTCCATCGGCTCGGGCGGCGTGTCGGGCCTGGGGCTGGGGGACGGGCGGCAGAAGCTCTTCTTCCTGCCGGAGGCGCATACGGACTTCATCTTCTCCATCCTCGGTGAGGAGACAGGGCTGGTGGGCGTGGGGCTGCTGGTGGCGCTGTACGGGGTGGTGCTGTGGCGCGGGGTGCGCGCCAGCCTGGCTGCGGGGGAGACGTTCGGCACCTACCTGGGGCTGGGCATCACCTCCATCATCGCCTTCCAGGCGACTGTGAATATGTGCGTGGCCATGGGGCTGCTGCCGACCAAGGGACTGACGCTGCCGTTCGTCTCGTACGGCGGCACGTCGCTGGTGGTGATGATGGGCTCGGCGGGGGTGCTGCTGTCGCTGAGCGCGAATGCCCAGCCGGCCACGCGTCCCACGCGGACGGGTACGGACATGCGGGAGGTGACGGCGTGA
- the murG gene encoding undecaprenyldiphospho-muramoylpentapeptide beta-N-acetylglucosaminyltransferase produces the protein MKVLIAGGGTGGHLFPGIALAEEVTTRHHGNQVVFVGTERGLEARVVPKEGYPLELVKVQGLKGKSPIAFLKALFALPLAFIESFRILARQKPDVVVGVGGYASGPVVLAAWLMGIPTAIQEQNALPGLTNKLLGKVVRVVFTAFEGARQFFPEKKVQLIGNPIRRKLMDNYLRSHVAHEKFSLLVFGGSLGARGINQRMIEALDSLGDLKDGLHFVHQTGKNDLEQVRKGYAEKGFQADVVEFIDDMSNAYAKADLVVCRAGATTLAELTVCKKASILVPFPHATDDHQAVNAKALVDAGAALMFRESELTGAKLAETLRMLKSEPAKLKSMEKKAALLGRPEAAKELADVCVDLMVQAWGPNGRERAPSESKAEPKKKLPRSES, from the coding sequence GTGAAGGTCCTCATCGCGGGCGGCGGCACCGGTGGCCACCTCTTTCCGGGCATCGCCCTGGCCGAGGAGGTGACGACGCGCCACCACGGCAACCAGGTGGTCTTCGTGGGCACCGAGCGGGGCCTGGAGGCGCGCGTGGTGCCGAAGGAGGGCTACCCGCTGGAGCTGGTGAAGGTGCAGGGCCTCAAGGGCAAGAGCCCCATCGCCTTCCTCAAGGCGCTGTTCGCGCTGCCGCTGGCCTTCATCGAGTCGTTCCGCATCCTCGCCCGGCAGAAGCCGGACGTGGTGGTGGGCGTGGGCGGCTACGCCAGCGGGCCGGTGGTGCTGGCCGCGTGGCTGATGGGCATCCCCACCGCCATCCAGGAGCAGAACGCGCTGCCGGGCCTCACCAACAAGCTGCTGGGCAAGGTGGTCCGCGTCGTCTTCACCGCCTTCGAGGGCGCGCGCCAGTTCTTCCCGGAGAAGAAGGTGCAGCTCATCGGCAACCCCATCCGCCGCAAGCTGATGGACAACTACCTGCGCAGCCACGTGGCGCACGAGAAGTTCTCCCTGCTCGTCTTCGGCGGCAGCCTGGGCGCGCGCGGCATCAACCAGCGGATGATTGAAGCGCTGGACTCCCTCGGTGACTTGAAGGACGGGCTGCACTTCGTCCACCAGACGGGGAAGAACGACCTGGAGCAGGTGCGCAAGGGCTACGCGGAGAAGGGCTTCCAGGCGGACGTGGTGGAGTTCATCGACGACATGTCGAACGCGTACGCGAAGGCGGACCTGGTCGTCTGTCGCGCCGGCGCCACCACGCTGGCGGAGCTGACGGTGTGCAAGAAGGCCAGCATCCTCGTGCCCTTCCCGCACGCCACGGATGACCACCAGGCGGTCAACGCGAAGGCGCTGGTGGACGCGGGGGCGGCGCTGATGTTCCGCGAGTCGGAGCTCACCGGGGCGAAGCTGGCGGAGACCCTCCGCATGCTGAAGAGCGAGCCCGCGAAGCTCAAGAGCATGGAGAAGAAGGCCGCGCTGCTGGGCCGCCCGGAGGCAGCCAAGGAGCTGGCGGACGTCTGCGTGGACCTGATGGTGCAGGCGTGGGGCCCGAATGGCCGGGAGCGCGCTCCCAGCGAGTCGAAGGCCGAGCCGAAGAAGAAGCTGCCGAGGAGCGAGTCGTGA